A DNA window from Paenibacillus andongensis contains the following coding sequences:
- a CDS encoding sensor histidine kinase produces MQPDAIDRVIKNAINVMESSKYQMFEIAEASRLEKESLTRELEEIKYETSVTIELVDNLEKDYKRSRIRLTEVSRDFNKYREEDIKIAYEAAIAFQLQLTIAREKENNLKTRRNDLQVRTKNVDKQVERAETIVSQMNVVLEYLSGDLNQVTRILESAKNRQLLGLKIILAQEEERKRIAREIHDGMAQTLANVVLRTEIAQRMLVKEDIPAVKEELVDLKGQVRGGLEEVRKIIFNLRPMALDDLGIVPTLRKYVQDFEEKYKIRTQFNLVGKETRIPSGLEIAIFRLVQEALSNVNKHAKATFLSVELTLEPDQVQIYVVDNGIGFDVPQTEQKIAKGNNFGLLGMRERVELLEGTMVLESEKDSGTKITMLIPIGGVGENKEEKQNGQHGES; encoded by the coding sequence TTGCAGCCAGACGCTATAGATCGTGTCATTAAAAACGCAATTAACGTCATGGAGAGCAGCAAGTATCAAATGTTTGAAATCGCTGAAGCTTCTCGATTAGAAAAAGAGTCACTTACTCGCGAGCTCGAAGAGATTAAATACGAAACGAGTGTTACCATCGAGCTGGTTGACAATTTGGAGAAAGATTACAAGCGTTCTCGTATTCGACTCACAGAGGTCAGTCGTGATTTCAATAAGTACCGTGAGGAAGATATCAAGATTGCTTATGAAGCCGCGATTGCTTTTCAATTACAGCTGACAATTGCTAGGGAAAAAGAAAATAATCTAAAGACTCGCCGCAATGATTTACAGGTACGCACGAAGAATGTGGACAAGCAGGTGGAGCGAGCAGAAACAATCGTATCGCAAATGAATGTGGTACTGGAATATTTATCGGGCGACCTCAATCAGGTGACTCGTATACTCGAATCCGCTAAGAACAGGCAATTACTCGGTTTGAAAATCATTTTGGCCCAAGAGGAAGAGCGGAAGCGAATTGCGCGTGAAATTCACGATGGTATGGCTCAAACCTTGGCGAATGTTGTGCTTCGAACTGAAATTGCTCAGCGTATGCTTGTGAAAGAGGATATTCCCGCGGTGAAGGAAGAATTAGTAGATTTGAAGGGCCAAGTCAGAGGAGGGCTTGAAGAAGTTCGTAAGATCATCTTCAACCTTCGTCCGATGGCGCTTGATGATCTAGGAATCGTCCCGACACTGCGTAAATATGTACAGGATTTCGAAGAAAAGTATAAAATTCGCACACAGTTTAATCTCGTGGGCAAAGAGACTCGCATTCCGTCTGGGCTTGAAATTGCTATTTTCCGACTTGTGCAGGAAGCTTTATCTAATGTAAACAAGCATGCAAAAGCTACTTTCCTTTCTGTTGAGCTCACACTGGAGCCGGATCAAGTGCAAATCTACGTGGTAGATAACGGGATCGGTTTTGATGTGCCGCAGACAGAGCAAAAAATAGCCAAGGGGAATAATTTCGGCTTGCTGGGCATGCGAGAGCGTGTTGAGCTGCTGGAAGGCACGATGGTTCTAGAGTCCGAAAAAGATTCAGGTACAAAAATTACGATGCTAATCCCTATCGGCGGCGTTGGAGAGAACAAGGAGGAAAAACAGAATGGACAACACGGCGAGTCATAA
- the flgL gene encoding flagellar hook-associated protein FlgL: MPQRVTQGMMNTQLLTNLNSNLKRLDNLQNQLATGRQINKPSDDPVGISFSMRYRSEISSNEQYQKNADSASSWLDYSDTILNQAGDVIHRVRELAVQGANGTNPPEALDAINSEMKQLYGQLVQIGNSQFNGKYVFNGQTTDARPYTDATADKDFTDTGDIQFEVGVGSKLAVNITGDAVFGSPASPDNAFAVIKKIMDNLSSGNYQGVSDSIGLLDSRTDIFLEKRADIGAKQNRIDLTTNRLKDTGVNITSLLSKTEDADMAKVITQLKTDENVYEASLSTGSKIIRPSLLDFLK; encoded by the coding sequence TTGCCTCAAAGAGTTACGCAAGGAATGATGAACACACAGTTACTCACCAATCTAAATAGTAATCTAAAACGACTTGATAATCTTCAAAATCAGTTGGCAACCGGTCGACAAATTAATAAACCATCCGATGATCCAGTGGGTATAAGCTTCTCCATGAGGTATCGAAGCGAAATCTCAAGTAATGAACAGTATCAAAAGAATGCTGATTCGGCTTCCTCTTGGTTAGATTACTCGGATACCATTCTGAACCAAGCAGGGGACGTCATTCACCGTGTGAGGGAACTCGCGGTACAAGGAGCCAATGGTACGAATCCTCCAGAGGCACTTGATGCTATCAATAGTGAAATGAAGCAATTGTACGGGCAACTTGTTCAAATTGGAAATAGTCAATTTAATGGTAAATATGTGTTTAATGGTCAAACTACAGATGCTAGACCATATACAGATGCAACTGCAGATAAAGACTTTACCGATACTGGAGATATTCAATTCGAAGTAGGTGTAGGATCAAAGCTAGCAGTGAACATTACTGGTGATGCGGTATTCGGGTCCCCTGCTTCACCTGACAATGCTTTTGCAGTAATAAAGAAAATCATGGATAACCTTAGTTCAGGAAACTATCAAGGTGTCTCTGATTCAATTGGCCTATTAGACTCCCGAACTGACATATTCCTAGAAAAGCGGGCTGATATTGGAGCTAAACAGAATCGAATAGATCTTACAACGAATCGCTTGAAGGATACCGGAGTGAATATCACCAGTCTTCTCTCTAAGACAGAAGATGCGGACATGGCGAAAGTTATTACTCAACTTAAGACAGATGAGAATGTATATGAAGCCTCTCTTTCTACTGGCTCCAAAATAATTCGACCAAGTCTGTTGGATTTTCTAAAATAA
- a CDS encoding ComF family protein has product MKELLARYKYRGDERLKTVLGQMLVHSYQLLYKDRDTLSAESDSVKELITFVPVSERRMLERGFNQAGQMAVELGQKIGIPVIPLLKRSKHTDKQSFKKRSERLDDLEHVFEVNDSIQDYLGKSPNASYIIYIVDDVYTTGSTMNQCAKVLRDYISAEVFGLTWAR; this is encoded by the coding sequence ATGAAGGAATTATTGGCGCGTTATAAGTATCGTGGAGATGAGCGTTTGAAGACGGTCTTGGGACAAATGCTTGTCCATTCGTATCAACTATTATATAAGGATAGAGACACTTTATCTGCAGAATCCGATTCTGTAAAGGAGCTTATCACTTTCGTACCTGTGAGCGAGCGCAGAATGCTGGAACGTGGTTTTAATCAAGCGGGGCAGATGGCTGTTGAACTAGGTCAAAAAATAGGGATTCCCGTCATACCCCTTCTTAAGCGTTCCAAGCATACTGATAAACAAAGCTTCAAGAAAAGGAGTGAACGGCTGGACGATTTGGAGCATGTTTTTGAGGTAAATGATTCAATTCAGGATTATTTAGGGAAATCCCCGAATGCTTCGTACATTATCTATATCGTGGATGATGTTTATACGACTGGAAGCACTATGAATCAGTGTGCCAAGGTTCTCAGGGATTACATATCTGCTGAAGTATTCGGACTAACATGGGCGCGGTAG
- a CDS encoding DEAD/DEAH box helicase, producing the protein MKVQLYAVSLGKEWEWRLTIHSQTDIQYWFEQYAADAGLVMFEPFISLGQGVRMLERLRGERSFEFGTDDGRMLQRFRIIAKECEIPNGKDLDMKMIRYEMWRQGMFPRIPLNATVYAKIVEVCSGRSLLIEEFQQLLEAAGIDLHSEDAWLSYLQLGHLNGDLEVGNGLGITERRDWRRGFRKMLTYRCKRCGSGEERMFWSDCLHCGQVCPYCEECLTMGRSRFCSLLVLGRSEEIESVGKGVAESHWGQSDHEGSAPFEHFRIYLEPWGLSDAQERASLEGLRYMCGEMAEVWPGARARVKARAERNDRMPRRLLIWAVTGAGKTEMIFPFIHHTVARGGRVLIATPRKDVVLELQPRIGRAFADYSVVTLYGGSEQRWEQGQITVATTHQLLRFHEAFDLVIIDEIDAFPYHNNPMLTFAAAKVCKPSGTNILLSATPPRAVRLAAKRGRLPHVRVPVRFHRHPLPVPQLVSVPPLRKLVQSQTMPRSVFAKLVTSVERGAQVFVFVPNIQFVEPMVNFLRAKLSSGMNGAIVCVEGTSSKDLNRTEKVQLFRNREIRVLVTTTILERGVTVPKSDVFIMDADSQLFDEAALVQMAGRAGRSKDDPAGKVYFAAKEITQSQKEAIRQIKQMNRIARKQGYLLRGK; encoded by the coding sequence ATGAAGGTTCAACTTTACGCAGTAAGTTTGGGGAAAGAATGGGAGTGGCGATTAACGATTCACTCGCAAACGGACATCCAATATTGGTTCGAGCAATACGCAGCCGACGCCGGCCTCGTAATGTTCGAACCTTTTATTTCGTTAGGGCAGGGTGTGCGGATGCTTGAGAGGCTTCGGGGGGAGCGTTCATTCGAGTTCGGGACGGATGACGGGAGAATGCTGCAACGTTTTCGTATTATAGCAAAAGAATGTGAGATACCGAACGGTAAAGATTTGGATATGAAAATGATTCGCTATGAAATGTGGAGGCAAGGAATGTTTCCGAGAATACCGTTGAATGCCACGGTATACGCCAAGATTGTTGAAGTTTGCAGCGGGAGGTCGCTGCTTATTGAGGAATTTCAACAGCTGTTGGAGGCTGCTGGGATAGATCTCCACTCTGAGGATGCTTGGTTATCTTACTTGCAATTGGGTCATCTCAACGGTGACTTAGAAGTGGGGAATGGGCTGGGGATCACGGAACGCAGAGATTGGCGCAGAGGATTTCGGAAAATGCTGACTTATCGCTGCAAGCGTTGCGGCAGTGGTGAGGAGCGCATGTTTTGGTCGGATTGCCTACATTGCGGACAAGTATGTCCTTATTGTGAAGAATGCTTGACCATGGGGAGGTCGCGGTTTTGTTCTTTGCTTGTTCTTGGGCGGTCGGAGGAGATAGAGTCGGTTGGGAAGGGCGTGGCGGAGTCTCATTGGGGACAGAGTGACCATGAGGGAAGTGCTCCATTTGAGCATTTTCGTATCTATTTGGAGCCGTGGGGGTTGAGTGATGCACAAGAGAGGGCGTCTCTGGAGGGACTACGCTATATGTGCGGGGAGATGGCAGAGGTCTGGCCGGGAGCACGAGCAAGAGTAAAAGCACGAGCAGAAAGGAACGATCGGATGCCTCGGAGGCTTCTAATCTGGGCGGTCACTGGCGCGGGAAAGACGGAGATGATCTTTCCGTTTATCCATCACACTGTTGCGAGAGGAGGGCGTGTACTTATCGCAACACCACGCAAAGACGTCGTGCTGGAGCTGCAACCGCGGATAGGTCGCGCATTTGCCGATTACAGCGTGGTTACGCTGTATGGTGGAAGTGAGCAGCGCTGGGAGCAGGGACAGATCACAGTCGCGACAACGCATCAGCTGCTGCGCTTTCATGAGGCCTTTGACCTTGTCATTATCGATGAGATTGATGCTTTTCCCTATCATAACAATCCCATGCTTACTTTTGCGGCAGCTAAAGTCTGTAAGCCGAGTGGAACGAATATTTTGCTTTCAGCCACACCGCCGAGAGCTGTAAGGCTCGCTGCAAAGAGGGGGCGATTACCGCATGTTAGAGTGCCAGTACGCTTTCATAGGCACCCATTGCCGGTCCCTCAGTTGGTTTCGGTCCCACCTCTGAGGAAATTGGTCCAGTCACAAACAATGCCAAGGTCAGTATTTGCTAAATTGGTGACCTCGGTGGAACGAGGTGCGCAGGTGTTTGTTTTTGTTCCCAACATTCAGTTCGTTGAGCCAATGGTTAATTTTCTAAGGGCTAAACTAAGCTCTGGCATGAATGGAGCCATTGTGTGCGTAGAGGGAACTTCATCAAAGGACCTTAATCGAACCGAAAAGGTCCAGCTTTTTCGAAACAGAGAGATCCGTGTGCTGGTCACAACAACGATTTTGGAGCGAGGAGTCACGGTGCCAAAGTCTGATGTGTTCATCATGGATGCCGATTCGCAGTTGTTCGATGAAGCGGCACTTGTTCAGATGGCTGGTCGTGCAGGGAGGTCTAAGGACGATCCGGCAGGAAAGGTCTATTTTGCAGCAAAAGAAATCACGCAATCTCAAAAGGAGGCTATTCGACAAATTAAACAGATGAATCGCATCGCTCGCAAACAGGGCTATTTATTAAGGGGGAAATGA
- a CDS encoding DUF6470 family protein, with amino-acid sequence MPSIPQIQIRQQYGQIGIETINASQEMVQPNATYEVNTTPPQVDIHSPRGELIIDQSKAWDALGSGGILEAMTRIYTQSSQVALQGIGKKVEEGNRLAAIHLGGNPIADIGQEEAYAFHEFDYYGEASSLNVKIDYIPHKVEINVTDGHVNINTHPNKPEVTYHPGKVNISMLQWPKVEIIPPQIDMKV; translated from the coding sequence ATGCCATCAATTCCGCAAATACAAATTCGGCAGCAATATGGTCAAATCGGTATTGAAACCATCAATGCTTCTCAGGAGATGGTACAACCAAATGCGACGTATGAAGTCAATACGACTCCTCCTCAGGTGGATATACATTCTCCACGAGGTGAGTTAATTATTGATCAAAGCAAAGCCTGGGATGCGCTTGGAAGTGGTGGGATCTTGGAGGCAATGACGCGTATTTATACGCAATCATCGCAGGTTGCCTTGCAAGGTATTGGAAAAAAGGTTGAAGAAGGTAATCGCCTTGCCGCTATTCATCTAGGTGGTAATCCGATCGCTGATATCGGTCAAGAAGAAGCATACGCGTTCCATGAGTTTGATTATTATGGTGAAGCATCAAGTCTTAATGTGAAGATTGATTATATACCTCATAAAGTAGAAATTAACGTTACTGACGGGCATGTTAACATTAATACGCATCCTAATAAGCCTGAAGTTACTTATCATCCTGGGAAAGTTAATATTTCTATGCTGCAGTGGCCTAAAGTAGAGATTATTCCACCTCAAATAGATATGAAAGTTTGA
- the csrA gene encoding carbon storage regulator CsrA codes for MLVLSRKKGESIMIGDQVELTILSIEGESIRIGINAPKSVEVYRKEIYLAIQQSNKEALQSSINLDDLGQWFKKK; via the coding sequence ATGCTTGTCTTGTCTCGCAAAAAAGGTGAGTCCATTATGATTGGAGATCAAGTGGAGCTTACGATATTAAGCATTGAAGGTGAGTCCATTCGGATCGGAATAAATGCCCCGAAGAGTGTTGAAGTGTACAGAAAAGAAATATACTTAGCTATTCAGCAGTCAAATAAAGAAGCACTCCAGAGCTCTATTAACTTAGATGATTTGGGACAATGGTTTAAGAAGAAATAA
- a CDS encoding flagellar protein FlgN, giving the protein MTIQPLLELMDKLQETHEALLELAEVKTQILVDNEIDRLNIIVNKEKKLVRAISETEQQRIQFIGGYLISRGYNPNPKITIGDLVKIIFKVEDKQALMEAQHKLLTTVVQLKKLNVRNQQLIEQSLAFIDYSLDLYLGSPDDDYTYSHPVQSARSTARTGLFDTKA; this is encoded by the coding sequence ATGACTATTCAGCCTTTGTTGGAATTGATGGATAAACTTCAGGAAACGCACGAAGCATTGCTCGAGCTTGCTGAAGTGAAGACGCAGATTCTGGTTGATAATGAAATTGATCGGTTGAATATCATTGTGAATAAAGAAAAGAAGCTTGTGAGAGCTATTTCGGAAACAGAACAACAGCGAATTCAGTTCATCGGAGGGTATTTGATCTCCAGAGGCTATAACCCAAATCCTAAAATAACCATCGGAGATTTGGTTAAGATTATTTTCAAAGTCGAGGATAAGCAAGCTCTTATGGAAGCTCAACATAAACTGCTTACAACTGTAGTGCAATTGAAAAAGCTGAATGTAAGGAACCAGCAATTGATAGAACAATCACTTGCCTTTATTGATTATTCATTAGACTTGTACTTAGGAAGTCCTGATGATGACTATACGTACTCACACCCTGTGCAATCAGCGCGGTCAACAGCAAGAACAGGATTATTCGATACAAAAGCCTGA
- a CDS encoding TIGR03826 family flagellar region protein: protein MGMNVANCPRCGKIFVKGFNEVCPNCVKDLEQQYEKCLKYLRENRGTTITDLSEATGVAVKQITKFIRDGRISIIHAPNMSYPCEVCGTLIRENTICESCRLKLVKDVRNNAEDERRSQERVRQENKVTFNIQDRLKDKR, encoded by the coding sequence ATGGGCATGAATGTAGCTAATTGTCCGCGCTGTGGGAAAATATTCGTAAAGGGCTTTAACGAGGTTTGCCCGAATTGTGTGAAGGATCTGGAGCAGCAGTATGAGAAATGCTTGAAATACCTGCGTGAAAACAGAGGTACCACCATAACTGATTTAAGTGAAGCAACAGGGGTAGCGGTTAAACAAATCACCAAATTTATCCGTGATGGCCGAATCTCTATTATACATGCGCCAAATATGTCCTATCCTTGTGAAGTATGCGGAACTTTAATTCGTGAGAATACGATTTGTGAATCGTGCCGATTGAAGCTTGTTAAGGATGTAAGGAACAATGCTGAGGATGAGCGTCGAAGTCAAGAACGTGTGAGGCAGGAGAATAAAGTTACTTTTAATATTCAGGATCGTCTAAAAGATAAACGGTAA
- the flgK gene encoding flagellar hook-associated protein FlgK: MRSTFTGIEIAKRSLFTQQAALQVTGHNVANSNTAGYSRQTINMVAAAPLEALSLTRSTIPGQMGQGVEFDQVKRLREGFLDDQYHNENKSLGEWSVQQDTLEKLEKIINEPSDNGIRQVIQNFWDSWQDLSKEPDNLTARAVVKERALGLTEAFNQTSQKLKDLSGDITDSIRVKLTQTNSSLAQIANLNDEIFRIEGLGNNANDLRDQRDLLVDNISKTVNISVKEDSSGYTISMGSTNLVEGKNVTSTLDPASVAASLTSGDLTSGEIYGLLISRDKRISGYQDQMDSMVQALATQVNTIHKSGYTMEYPVKNGQDFFVMKSGATALDSSSITVNQNIVNDVQKIAASGRTYTDASGNVRVVQGNNDIALQLAGVRNSTINFDPANTGKTVLATGTFDDFFRAVVGQLGVQTQEATRQADNQKALVDQVDSRRQSVSGVSMDEEMANMIKFQQSYNAAARVLTTFDETLDKVINSMGLVGR, from the coding sequence ATGAGATCAACTTTTACGGGGATAGAAATTGCTAAGAGAAGCTTATTCACTCAACAAGCTGCATTGCAAGTGACAGGACATAACGTAGCAAACTCAAATACTGCGGGATATTCCCGCCAAACCATAAATATGGTTGCTGCTGCTCCTTTAGAGGCCCTCAGTTTAACGCGATCAACAATTCCCGGTCAGATGGGTCAAGGGGTTGAGTTTGACCAAGTTAAGCGCTTAAGAGAAGGTTTCCTAGATGATCAGTATCATAACGAGAATAAATCTTTAGGCGAGTGGAGCGTACAACAAGATACATTAGAAAAACTAGAAAAAATTATTAATGAGCCTTCAGATAACGGTATCCGTCAAGTAATTCAGAACTTTTGGGATTCCTGGCAAGACCTTAGCAAGGAGCCCGATAACCTCACAGCACGCGCAGTGGTGAAAGAGAGAGCCTTAGGATTAACAGAGGCCTTTAATCAAACTTCTCAAAAGCTGAAAGATTTATCAGGTGATATCACTGATAGCATTAGGGTTAAATTAACGCAAACCAACTCGTCACTTGCCCAAATCGCAAATTTAAATGATGAGATTTTCAGGATTGAAGGATTGGGTAACAATGCTAATGACCTGAGAGATCAGCGTGATCTCTTAGTTGATAATATCTCAAAGACAGTGAATATTTCGGTGAAAGAAGACTCCAGTGGCTATACGATCAGCATGGGAAGTACGAATTTAGTAGAGGGTAAAAATGTCACTTCGACACTTGATCCTGCTTCTGTCGCTGCTTCTTTAACTTCTGGTGACCTAACTAGCGGAGAAATTTACGGACTGTTAATTTCAAGAGACAAAAGAATTTCAGGATATCAAGATCAAATGGATTCCATGGTGCAAGCTTTAGCTACACAAGTGAATACCATTCATAAATCGGGTTATACGATGGAATACCCAGTTAAGAATGGACAAGATTTCTTCGTTATGAAATCGGGTGCAACGGCGTTGGATAGTTCCTCAATTACCGTGAATCAGAATATTGTGAATGATGTGCAAAAAATTGCGGCGTCGGGTCGAACGTATACAGATGCAAGTGGCAATGTAAGAGTGGTTCAAGGCAATAATGACATCGCTTTACAGTTAGCGGGTGTTCGGAATTCAACCATTAATTTTGATCCTGCCAACACGGGGAAAACGGTTCTTGCTACAGGAACTTTCGATGACTTCTTCCGAGCCGTTGTCGGACAGTTGGGTGTTCAAACGCAGGAAGCTACAAGACAAGCGGATAATCAGAAAGCATTGGTTGATCAAGTTGATTCGCGGCGCCAATCGGTAAGTGGAGTCTCCATGGATGAAGAGATGGCGAATATGATAAAGTTTCAACAATCCTATAATGCTGCTGCCCGTGTGTTAACGACATTTGATGAAACATTAGATAAAGTTATTAATAGTATGGGACTCGTGGGTAGATAA
- the flgM gene encoding flagellar biosynthesis anti-sigma factor FlgM has translation MKINENQRISAVNSYKKTGDANFAQATSKKNKPKDQVEISAEAKELLGSLGSARTEEQTLRIEELKSSVASGTYRVDAGKLAEKILPYLK, from the coding sequence ATGAAAATAAATGAGAATCAGCGAATCAGCGCTGTTAATTCTTACAAGAAAACCGGAGACGCTAATTTCGCTCAGGCTACAAGTAAGAAAAATAAGCCTAAAGATCAAGTTGAGATTTCGGCTGAAGCCAAAGAACTGCTAGGTTCACTAGGAAGTGCTCGTACGGAAGAGCAGACTCTTCGTATCGAAGAATTGAAGTCATCGGTTGCCTCTGGAACTTATCGTGTGGATGCCGGTAAATTAGCAGAGAAGATACTTCCTTACTTGAAGTAA
- a CDS encoding response regulator yields MDNTASHKRNVHIVIADDHQLFREGVKRIINMEDDMEVIGECGDGIQVIELCNQITPDIVLMDINMPLENGVVATERLKLIFPDIKVIILSIHDDESYVFETLRKGASGYLLKDMEAESLINAIRSVVAGHAYIHPKVTGKLINQLRRMTYLDDVGVVGSGQGVKDSGLKYIHNANSPLTKREAEVLRLMAEGKSNKLIGEFLYISEKTVKNHVSSILQKMEVDDRTQAVIIAIKNGWVTL; encoded by the coding sequence ATGGACAACACGGCGAGTCATAAACGCAATGTGCATATTGTCATTGCGGACGATCATCAGCTGTTTCGCGAAGGTGTTAAACGAATTATTAATATGGAAGATGATATGGAAGTCATCGGTGAATGCGGTGATGGTATCCAGGTTATTGAGCTGTGCAATCAAATCACGCCGGATATTGTTCTCATGGATATTAATATGCCGCTCGAGAATGGCGTTGTGGCGACTGAACGCCTTAAACTTATTTTTCCGGACATCAAAGTAATCATTTTATCCATTCATGATGATGAGAGCTATGTGTTCGAAACTCTTCGCAAAGGGGCTTCAGGTTATTTGCTGAAGGATATGGAAGCGGAGTCGCTTATTAATGCGATTCGTTCTGTTGTGGCTGGTCATGCTTATATTCACCCGAAGGTTACTGGCAAGCTGATCAATCAGCTCAGACGTATGACCTATTTGGATGATGTGGGTGTAGTTGGTTCCGGTCAAGGCGTCAAAGACTCAGGTCTAAAATACATACATAATGCAAATAGTCCGCTAACTAAGCGTGAAGCAGAAGTTCTTCGTCTTATGGCGGAAGGTAAGAGCAATAAGCTGATCGGAGAGTTCCTCTATATCAGTGAAAAAACAGTAAAAAATCACGTCAGCAGCATTCTCCAGAAAATGGAAGTTGATGATCGTACACAAGCGGTTATTATAGCAATCAAAAATGGTTGGGTAACGTTGTAA
- the fliW gene encoding flagellar assembly protein FliW, with protein sequence MLINTRQFGEIEIDDEKKITFIQGLPGFEELTTYALLQPNLEIPFSFLQSLEAPDISFIIANPFLFYSDYGIDLTEVTKEEMRIQKEEDVSVWCMVSIRESVTDATVNLLAPIVLNATEKLAKQIILHKSPYQTKHKLIDDSMPQLAPTEV encoded by the coding sequence ATGCTTATAAATACAAGACAATTTGGAGAAATTGAAATAGATGATGAGAAGAAAATAACCTTCATTCAGGGGCTTCCTGGATTTGAAGAACTCACAACCTATGCTTTACTTCAACCCAACCTGGAGATTCCATTTTCATTCCTGCAATCATTAGAAGCTCCGGATATTTCCTTCATTATAGCGAATCCGTTCTTATTTTATTCTGATTATGGGATTGATTTAACCGAAGTTACCAAGGAAGAGATGAGGATACAGAAGGAAGAAGACGTCTCTGTTTGGTGTATGGTCTCCATTCGTGAATCCGTTACTGATGCAACGGTCAATTTACTTGCTCCTATTGTTCTTAATGCTACAGAGAAACTAGCTAAGCAAATTATTTTACATAAGAGCCCATATCAAACTAAACATAAGCTAATCGACGATTCAATGCCACAATTAGCACCAACGGAGGTGTAA